The following proteins are encoded in a genomic region of Dokdonia donghaensis DSW-1:
- a CDS encoding OmpA family protein encodes MKNIYLLLAILCLSKTVIAQSKKGDRFFKRGDYIGAAHYYEQALRDNNSKENLRNVIDAYYLGQDYKNAVLYLNQLVNERFNDQDRTFDNEFNFKMYHALTVTGEGAEALNYLEAYYKNKGEDFDKTKALETVKALTSSNPKFDATKSNISSEADDFGPVRVGDSVFFTSDRLNDEVFRTLFAKRFKSTQRPFLDIYGVRVNDKNELAGEAVRLGQGVNSSLHDGNISFNAAGDEMYISRSAYEKSDSKRIFDEEGTNRVHLYKSVRIDEVWREAERLPFVKEQFSYMHPTLTKDGKRLYFASDMDGGLGGYDIYYVTVHLDGSYSTPVNLGPTINTAHREQFPYVSDSGDLYFATDGRLGLGLLDIFVAPLTVKGFTEPINLGAPVNSPYDDFSLTYYSQNEGLFATNRSGKDDDIYSFVQTSKLITRKFNSQFEIRDAVTNELISDATIKIIGYQGKEIYSETQAAKGTFTVPLTVDDYTFIGSGDNHEQGSLDFQIRGVQEAPYVIKVNRIFTESELTMMKQKNLAKDLKDKDPSRFELLTDTQSPQVVEKEGKLFIDVAPIYFDFDLYSIREDSQVVLDELAAKLIKYKRIKMKIQSHTDSRGSEAYNVPLSQNRAKATFDYLVEKGIDPTRIQYQGYGNSQPVVDCPAGQCTEEEHQLNRRSEFEITGY; translated from the coding sequence ATGAAAAATATATACCTACTACTTGCAATACTGTGCCTGAGTAAAACAGTCATTGCACAATCTAAAAAAGGAGATCGGTTCTTTAAGAGAGGAGATTATATAGGTGCTGCACATTATTATGAGCAAGCACTTAGGGATAATAACTCTAAAGAAAATTTACGTAATGTAATAGATGCATATTACTTAGGTCAAGATTATAAGAACGCAGTTTTATATCTTAATCAGCTTGTAAATGAGCGTTTTAATGATCAAGATAGAACGTTTGATAATGAATTTAACTTTAAAATGTACCACGCACTAACGGTCACCGGTGAGGGCGCAGAGGCATTAAACTATCTTGAAGCTTATTATAAAAACAAAGGAGAAGATTTTGATAAAACTAAAGCGCTAGAAACAGTCAAAGCTTTAACTAGCAGTAATCCTAAATTTGATGCTACAAAGAGTAACATAAGCTCTGAGGCAGATGATTTTGGACCTGTACGTGTAGGTGATAGTGTGTTCTTTACCTCAGACCGTCTCAATGATGAGGTTTTTAGAACTTTATTTGCAAAACGTTTTAAATCTACACAAAGACCTTTTCTTGATATTTATGGAGTACGAGTTAATGATAAAAATGAACTTGCTGGTGAAGCCGTTCGTTTAGGCCAAGGCGTAAATTCTTCATTGCACGATGGTAATATAAGCTTTAACGCAGCAGGAGATGAGATGTACATCTCGCGTAGCGCTTATGAAAAAAGTGATTCAAAAAGAATTTTTGATGAAGAAGGGACGAACCGTGTTCACTTATATAAAAGTGTGCGCATAGATGAGGTTTGGAGAGAGGCAGAGCGATTACCTTTTGTAAAAGAGCAATTTTCATATATGCACCCTACACTCACTAAAGATGGTAAGCGACTTTACTTTGCTTCAGATATGGATGGTGGTCTAGGGGGTTATGATATTTATTATGTCACAGTACATCTTGATGGCTCTTATAGTACACCCGTAAATTTAGGACCTACTATAAATACAGCACACAGAGAGCAATTTCCTTATGTGTCAGACAGTGGAGACTTATACTTTGCTACAGACGGAAGATTAGGACTAGGATTGTTAGACATCTTTGTAGCTCCACTTACCGTAAAAGGATTTACAGAACCTATTAATCTAGGTGCACCTGTAAACTCGCCTTATGATGATTTTAGTCTCACATACTACTCTCAAAACGAAGGTCTTTTTGCAACAAACAGAAGCGGAAAAGATGATGATATTTATAGTTTTGTCCAGACAAGTAAGCTTATTACTAGAAAGTTTAATTCACAATTTGAAATAAGAGATGCTGTAACAAATGAGTTAATAAGTGATGCAACTATTAAGATTATAGGATATCAAGGAAAAGAAATATACAGCGAGACACAAGCCGCTAAGGGTACTTTTACCGTGCCACTTACTGTAGATGATTATACATTTATAGGCTCTGGAGATAACCACGAGCAAGGTAGCCTAGACTTCCAGATAAGAGGCGTGCAAGAGGCTCCCTATGTGATTAAAGTCAATCGCATATTTACCGAGTCAGAACTCACGATGATGAAACAAAAGAATCTTGCAAAAGATCTTAAAGATAAAGACCCTAGCCGTTTTGAGTTACTCACAGACACACAGTCGCCACAAGTGGTAGAAAAAGAAGGAAAGCTATTTATAGATGTAGCTCCTATTTACTTTGATTTTGATTTGTATAGCATAAGAGAAGATTCTCAAGTTGTACTCGATGAGCTTGCTGCAAAGCTTATAAAGTATAAACGCATCAAAATGAAAATACAATCTCATACAGATAGTCGTGGGTCAGAGGCATATAATGTTCCGTTATCACAAAACAGAGCAAAAGCTACCTTTGATTATCTTGTAGAAAAAGGAATAGACCCTACTCGCATACAGTATCAAGGTTATGGTAACAGCCAGCCTGTAGTAGATTGTCCAGCTGGACAATGTACAGAAGAGGAGCACCAGCTCAACAGGCGTAGTGAGTTTGAGATAACAGGTTACTAG
- a CDS encoding type IX secretion system membrane protein PorP/SprF — protein MKFRLFILAAFCSLSTLAQQEPQYTQYMYNQGVVNPAYMINEPGLIRIGSLYRSQWVGLEGAPTTANVFANIPLNERVEIGVNYVNDQIGDVLTTNNLNVNFAYRINVAESTNLSFGLKLGVDNQSLDFTGQNITSDQAFQNGQTTSLNVGAGVFLFKENYYIGLSSPSVIPYKIENRFEDGGSSVLYKKDPTAYLMAGYVYEVTDMLKIKPSGVAKWVSGAPLTFDLSVNALYDDKFELGVSYRHQDAIAALAGFNITNSLKLGYSYDFNVSDLNSFNNGSHEIVLLYTFDILGLQKRYISPRFY, from the coding sequence ATGAAATTTAGATTATTCATACTAGCGGCATTTTGTAGTCTATCTACGCTCGCACAACAAGAACCGCAGTACACGCAGTATATGTACAATCAGGGTGTGGTAAACCCTGCATATATGATTAATGAGCCAGGACTCATACGTATAGGGAGTCTATACAGATCGCAATGGGTAGGTCTTGAAGGAGCGCCTACCACAGCAAACGTTTTTGCAAACATCCCACTCAACGAGCGTGTAGAGATAGGTGTTAATTATGTAAATGACCAGATAGGAGATGTACTTACTACAAATAATCTTAATGTAAACTTTGCTTATAGAATTAATGTAGCAGAAAGTACTAATCTATCATTTGGGTTAAAACTAGGGGTTGATAACCAGAGTCTTGATTTTACGGGGCAAAATATTACTAGTGACCAAGCCTTTCAAAATGGCCAGACCACATCTCTTAATGTAGGTGCTGGGGTATTTCTATTTAAAGAAAATTATTATATAGGCTTAAGTTCTCCTAGTGTGATTCCTTATAAAATAGAAAATAGATTTGAAGATGGAGGAAGCTCTGTACTTTATAAAAAGGATCCTACTGCTTACTTAATGGCTGGATATGTTTATGAGGTGACAGATATGCTCAAGATCAAGCCTTCTGGTGTAGCAAAGTGGGTGAGTGGTGCACCACTTACTTTTGACCTCTCTGTAAACGCACTTTATGATGATAAATTTGAGCTAGGTGTCTCTTATAGACATCAAGATGCTATCGCAGCTCTCGCCGGCTTTAATATCACAAACAGTCTCAAATTAGGTTATAGCTACGATTTTAATGTAAGTGATCTCAACAGCTTTAATAATGGGAGTCACGAGATTGTATTGTTATACACTTTTGACATATTAGGCTTACAGAAAAGATACATCTCACCTAGATTTTATTAA